Within the Gossypium raimondii isolate GPD5lz chromosome 12, ASM2569854v1, whole genome shotgun sequence genome, the region TTTTGGATCTTCCTTTTCTATACAAATTAGTTGTACTTTTGCTACAACTATAAagttgatgtttttattttcttgcattTGTCAGGCATTGGTTATGAAATATTGGTGGATATGCTGAGATATATTTGTCCTACTCATGTTGTTAAGATAAACATATCTGCCGAGAGTAAGAATCTTCCAGGTGGGGCATTCTGGTTAGATGGTGATTGTGATGGGATGGTTAATATTATAGAGATCAAATCAGCTCAGCAGGACAACTTTAATAGATCGTAAGTTTGAGGCCATCTTTAAGTTAACCTGCAacttgttaaattttgaatcttaGCAAGTTGAATTACTTCACATGTATTTTAATGGCATTTGTTTGGCTGCTTAATAttgtttctctctttttctatGTTTagctattttaataaaatgtgcatgTTTTctgtaaaacatcataattctGGGGAGGTGTGGCTTTGCTTCCTATATCTTACCTTAATTTGTCTTTTGTAGGGTGCTAGTACAGAAGGATGCTAGCCTTCTGCGAGATTTACGGATCATGGCTTATTTCAGGCAATGCTTCCCTAGTGACAAGCCTATTACTACAATCAAAGAACTTGCACATGCACTGGCTTCTCATCCTCCTTATGAAGTTCCAAtatcaattatcaaaattagaCATCTTCACTGCCAGGTTAGATGCCAGAAGATGAAttgcagtttttttttttttttaaattacttctagaataaaaaaaataagccTTCTCTTACTATCTGGGGCCAATTATACTGGTCATATTGTTATATGCCTGGCCCTGTTTCGCACCATATCCCGTCAATAAAGTTTTCTTTGATTTCCCTCCAAATAATGCTTTGACGCTGTTTTGGGAGCTCTGTGTATCTCTCATGTGTTTCAGTAAACGAGGCCAACCATTTCTCTGTTAATTACTTTCATTGCACAATGTTAAGAAGGAATAACTTAGTGATGATCACACAGCAGTATAAATCATTTTTAGTATGAGCACTGCTCTTACTTTTGTgatgtaaaaactaaaaaggtCAGTAAACTCCTTGTATAActgtttttctttgtaattctAGGTCCCAAGCACTGAAACATACTACAGTTTGAATGCAACTATTGTTGGATTGGCAGTTAGTTCAGAGGAGTCTGAGGATTTGCCCTGGTGTGTTGGACTTGGTAGGTCATAGTTACACTGCCTCTGTTGATTGCTTGATCATCTTGATCGTTGTTTAATGATATTTACTTTGCATAGTTTTTCAGtccaattttccatttattttattggaaAAAGTTGAGAAGCCTTTATAGCTATCCATGTGTGGTTAACTAATGGCATATAAGTTTAGAGTTTCATACTTTCATACCAAAAAGCCAGCGACATATTCTTGGTGGTTTTGTATGACAGAATTCAATGTAGGATAAATGCAAAATACTGATCTCATGAAAATGAAGGATGATAACAGAATCTTTAAACTTGCAAAGAGTAAAGCATTCAGCAATATATAAGCTGGATGGCCCTGTTGAACAAGCGTATAAGACCTTCTGGGGCTTAGATAGGGTGAATACTAGTGTGAACTAAGAGTTTCCCACGCCTCCATTGGAAGGActgaaaaagtaaaacataGTATTGAAGTAACTTGACTTCTTTTTCATCTTACTTGATGCCTCTATGAACCAGGAATTGTGAGAGGAATTGACACATTCAAAGGTGTGCTTTATGTGATCACTCCTGTTCCACCAAGCACTCTGGAGAAGGTCAATCTTTTCCTGCAGGGCTTTATTCAGATTCCTACTTGCTTGTTGCAGGTAATTTGAGCCTAAAACTGTAAAACTTGTAAAGGCCAAacattatttcttatttcttatcATTGCAACACCcctattctctctttttctgtCTATCTCTTCTCTTTTGGGGTGAATTAGCCTGATAGACAAAGATCAGAGTATATAGGATGCATTGTTCTTATAACACAAAGATTGGGAGGAATAGTGGGGAAGGGTGGGTGGGAGAGAGAGACTGCCACTTAATTAGCCATAAGAGGGAAATAAATTGTGCAAAAATTCTATGGGACTCAGTCCTGCTGAGTCGGATTGTGTCTTGCTCGTGTGCAGTCCATTTCACTGCTAATACCTCTATTCAGGCACATTGACATGTATCCGCATTCTAAGCTCAAATAAAATTCTGATATTACTAGTTTTAGATGTCTATGCAGTAAGTAGCATGTACAATTTTCTTTGCACTctataatcttaaaattatacttGGTAGTTGATGGatatttagttctttttttttcctttttaataacACCTTGTATGTTTATGACTTTGGTTCTTCTCTTGACAATTGgttacatatttacaatttttcagGTTAAGGGATGCAGATCACCTTACGTAACTTCAAATGTTTTGTCGGATAGGTTTTACTAACCCAAAGAATCATTTTCATCAAAGATCTGTTATTGATGTTCCAAGTTTGCTTATATGGCTATGTTGCTATAGGCAGTTGCCAATAGATGACGTTAGCTGGcttctgtaattttttttagtaacAGGGAGCTAGCTCTCATAGTTTTTCTTAAAAGTTATGTCCATTAGTTCCACAGAGTAGGATGTTCAACAACTATCTTTTACAGAAAGTAGAGTCTGCTttattgatgaaaaatattagATATGCCATAAGGatggtttttttatataaaggaAGGTGCATCCTAAAAAAGGGAAGGGGATGCAGATGCTCTGATTCAAATTTCAGACATgttgataattatatttaactaatttggCTAAGCTTGAGTTTTGATTATGAATTTTGCTTTGCATCCTTTTGTACAGTTACAATAGTTGGTTTAATGCACTGTTTTAATAGTCAGTGTTATTGGCTTAATGTTTCagtttaattattgaaacaTGTCTACTGGTGATGCGAGCAATTTAAACTTTGAAAAGTGGCTGAAATACTAGACCCTCAATTTTTAGTGAACccaaagaaaattatgaaaattttcattaggATTGTACACTGTTGGTGGATCCACTCTATTTCTTATTCATCATGATTATGGTTTGGGTGTGtagctttttaaattttatattaaaatataaaaataaaaataccttcaaaataatagaaaaatatttttaaaataatatttgttacattataaaaaaataattttttgataattttacaattGAGTTGGGATTTGATACTAAATAAGACATAGTTTAGGTATTGTATaaattctttttcaattattagGTTTTGTCAAAGACATGAACATTAAAGTGGGTTACACACTTCAAAAATATTAGAGGGATTATGAATGGTGTATAAAAGTAACTCTCAAAACACTCAAATTTACCTATTTAAAGACCAACCCttcattaaaatgaaataataatttgttaaatatggaaaaaaaaaaaaaaaaaaaagaggatgGGCAAGGCAGCAAGGGTAAAGCAATGTGGGTTAGCATTACTAGATATACAAATGGCTGAGAAATGTTTGATAAACCGTTTTTAAAGGCCAATGTTGTCTAAGAACCTCAAATTTTGTGAGTAAATAGCCAAAGGAAAATTCACCACCAAAATATGAATACTTAAACTAAACATTTCCCTCATTGGCTTTCTCCTCGACATACAAAGTGGATAAACCATGATCGTGGTCGGCTAAATGCCAACGGATAATGATTACCCTTTCTCTATAATCCTTAATAATCCCGAAGATTGTTTCTTTGTAACACGTTAAGAAATGGAAAAACCAAAACGATCGTTTATACAGTTTGCAGAACAAAAGCTTGGAAGAGTACCCAAGTTTTTCATTTATGCAGTGCTTGAATGGATGATCATCTTAATTCTGTTCATCGACGGCTTTCTTGCATTTCTAGCCAATGAATTAGCCAAGTGGTTTGGTTTGCCTATTCCTTGCTTGCTTTGCACCAGAATTGATCATGCTCTCGTCGGGAGAAATGAACAGTTCTATTACAATGATTCCATATGTAACAGCCATAAGAAGAACGTTTCATGTCTTGCATTCTGTCATGCTCACAAGAAGCTTTCTGACATTAGAAACTTGTGCGAAAACTGTCTTCTGTCTTTTGCAACTGAGAAAGAATCTGATGGCCATACTTACAAGTCCCTTCTGGGGATCTTAAACAAGGATATTGAACTGTTTCTTGACGAAGAGCAGCAAGTTCATCTGTCATTGCCTACTGGAACAAAAGATGAAGTGGTTCAGAAGAGCAAAGATCATCGTTGTGCATGTTGTGGGGAGCCTTTGAAGCTCAATTCCTCCGATTCTAAATGGAAGGCTTCTTCCCTTGCTCCTGCCCACAATTCCGATTTGTCACACATAAAATGCTCTCCTGATCTCAACCTTACATCCAATTCCAATGAGTCAGATGTCAAAGAAACAACCAATGAAAAGCCATGTGAGTTTAAAGCTTATACTAGTGGCAATTCTAGTTGTGAAATTTTCACTATGAATGCAACATTTTCTTTAGAATGGTTCCATGATATGTTGGATTTTACTGATTTTGGTCATGGATGTTTCAAACAGTAGAGGACCATGCCAAGGTCAGTACCATACCATCGCTGATGGATGCTGAGGAAGATAAGACCCCTAACTTCATATGGGGAAACAAATTTTTCGGAATCTCATTATCGGATTCGGCAGCAAACAGTCCGAAGTGGACAAAAATTCCAAGGAAATCAATGCTTGAGAGGATGGAGTTGGCTTCGGAAACTGCAGAGGGACAAGTACCAAATCAGGAAGCCAAAGATGATATCTTGCAGCATCTGAAGGGACAAGTTCGTATGGATCGCAGGTCGTTGATGTCATTGTACATGGAACTGGATGAAGAAAGAAGCGCATCAGCCGAAGCAGCTAATAATGCAATGGCCATGATCACTAGGTTGCAAGCTGAGAAGGCCGCCGTTCAGATGGAGGCTTTACAATACCAAAGGATGATGGACGAACAGGCAGAATATGACCAAGAAGCCCTACAAGAGATCTACAACTTGCTGGtcaaaagagaagaagaagttCAAGATTTACAGGCTGAACTTGATGCTTATAGACAAAAGTATGGATTCTTAAAGGATTTCGACTTTCCAAGACAAAAAGGCAAGACTGATGTAGGCAGTCATGTGTTGAAACTACTATCTTACTCTTTCAATGGAAGAATTGAATGTGGCGGCCCTACTAGGAGACTTAATCAAGGTCCCAACACTGGAGGGAAAACACATAACCTTGACCACTCTGATTCGATGCAAGGTATGAATATGATGGGAGGCGAAGAATCGAAGAAAGTCATTCGAGGTGTTCGCCCATTGGGAcggttaaaaaatattaacaagagTGGCCATATTTCCAAACTCAGTGAGGGCGTTTCCTCAAAGTCTAGTAGTGAAGATGAATTTGACATGGAAGATGAAACAGGTAACATGCCTACTCTATGAATGATGAAGCTTTAGGATTTTCAAAACCATTCAACAACTGACTCTGCATCTTACAGATGAAGCAGGCAGCAACTGCAAAATTACTGATACAGATTTCTAGAACCCACAAAAGCTCCAATGACAATGCCTCATGTTGAAAGCTGAGATACATGATTATCTTCACTCCCATTTCTGGTAATGTTTCAGGACCATTTATGCATTTACATTTGCCACTTTCAGCCTTTGCATATACTacttttttttaggtttttttttggggTTATGTGCTTACTTAGAAACCTCTGTACACGTTGTTTGAGTGTAAATTAAGATTCCTTTAATTGGTAAcgcattttgtttttgttcttgttAGGATGTATATAAGATTCTTAATTTGATCGTTTTGGGGGTTTTCTAGCCTTCCACTTTTGGTCCCTTCTACTTAGGTAAGAACTTTACTAAGACTTGTTACATGGAGACATTTTGCAGGAGTAGAGCAAATTGAACTCTGCAACGACTTGGCAGGCAAGCTTTTGAGCTGATGGAATCAAATAAATCTGAGATTCTGGTTTAAACTTGGTAGGCATATATGTTAGGGAGAAAGAGTATCTGTATAGACACATACacgcatatatatattgttctGAATATATCAACTAACTTTGAATACTTGTTGGCGATGAGTCTTCCCACAATTTCAAAGGACCGGGTAATTGAAATGTTAATGGTTTCTTCCCATTTTgctttttagttttcatttgatgatttttatacGAGAATAGAGATAGATTATTTTTCAAGGGTAAGGACTGTTTTCCAAGAAACAAATAATTGGAAACCTAACCAACGTAAAAAGAGGTTCTTGAGAATTTTCTACACAAAAGGGGATTTTCCTGGGTAAGATAACatcaaccattttttttttgtctgtaCATAGTGTTCTCTCCCACTGATCTATTCCAATTGAAGACGCTAGCTTTCACAAAAAGAGGAAGATGTCATCCCCAAAAGAGGActgcaattttttattatttattttacgcTATCCTAAAACTGCTGCACCTTTCATATCAATCTGTTGTATTCAAAATTTCTCCTGATTGTTCCTTCTTCTAAACAAGGTTTACGAGTAATTCACCTTCCAAGGGAAAGTCAAAGAACAACAAGAAACAACTCACCTATATTCAACAtttacaataaaaaagaaaaaaaaatggaacacGCAATTTCATAGTAAAGAATCCCTTGTTATTCTACTTCTTTCACCTTTCAGaatacaaaaccaaaaaaaaaaaccttctacCAATTAACCCTATAGACTAGTATGAATGTGCACTCCAACAACCAAAAAGAATGACAAAAACAATGGTTTCTTTGTCCCTCCTTACAAACTAAAAACGACAACTCCCCAACTTCGTAAGACACATCTACAAAAACACAACAGTAAATATGAACATTTTCAGGTAGGAGGTAAGTCAAGGGGATTACAAAAAATAGTCGGGGGTTCTGCGTGTGGTCTCAGGCTCAATCTGACGTGGAGCTGGGTCAAACTGAAGAAAACTTTGCTCCATATTCTCTCCAATCTCAAGTATTGCAGCCATATTTCCACAGCGATAGCAGTAGTTTGGGGCACTGAACACTGTTACCACATTCTTTTCCTACAATAAtacatatattgatataaaTAGCAATCAGTGAGAATAGATTATACaacattgtttttattttgattaggATACCACAAACCTGGGACCAATTATATCCTTCCATAACAAGCTGGTGAGCTCTAGAAATCAGGGTCAGCCCATTTGTGTGGTTGAACTGCCCAGAAATATCCTGCCCAAAGGTATACCCAGCTCCTCGAGGAGATATTCCCCATCCACATCGATCATCAGGATCAGACCATAAGAGATCACACATTGGACCCTCATGAGGAACCTACACAGCCAACAGATACAAAGATGCTAGTAAAATTCAAACTGTAGCAACATTGGAAAAGGCATATTTGATGTGATGACGCCTGTTAGGCTACTACAAGAACAGTGAAACTACAATGATAATTGATAGATGTTCTCATTATTACACCAGATAAAACGGGTACCATTACTAGTGcctactatcataaaaataaaaaagacacaGCATCCCTAGGGCATGAGTCATGGTATCCATTATGAACTCCACAAGTGTTGATACTTAATAATGCACTTTATATGCACACTATGTTTTGAAAAGCTTTTTTATTTAGCAAATACTATTATTTGTAACAAGGTAGACAATCTACTCTAAGACTATTAACTTTTAAGTGCAAAGCATAATTGGACTACAGTGTTACCTCTTGAATACGGTCAAGAGAACGGATGTTATCTAATGTATCCAAAGATGGGGAGAGTCCACCATGCAAGCAGAAAATCTGCAAGGAACATGAATAGTTGTTAGCTGAGATCTTGGAAATACTAGAGATAAGACCGTGTCTGAGAATTCAAACCTGACTTTCAATCAAGGCAGTCAGAGGTAAATAGTCAAAGAGGTCAGTGAAATACTTCCACACATTAGCATTTCCATATTTTCTCAAGCATTCATCATAAAAGCCATACCTGAAAAGAATGGCAGTTGGTTACAAACTGATCCAGCATAATCACTAAATAATTTCCACTCCTTAATACTTGGATATCATAATCCAGATATATATTACTGGTTTAATGAGTATCCATACTccatttttccaattttctaACGAGAAGCATTGGTTTGCCATAACAacataaaagaacaaaacattTTGGTGAActaatcaaataaacttcttGGTAAGAAAACTCACCATtacattttagatttatttacaTTAACATTTCACATATCAAGAGTACGTTTTCGCTCCAGGATGATGAATTTATTTAGTGAATGAAAAAAGGACTGCTAATGCATTTACagaatgaaaagaagaaaaaacactAAATATGTATATCTCACACTTGAGTTATCTGGCGGCTCTCATGGTTTCCCCTCAAAATAGTTATTCTATCCCTATAACGAACTTTCAGAGCAACTAAAAGTGTGACAGTCTCAACAGAGTAGTATCCTCGATCTGCATAAAggacgcaaaaaaaaaaaaaatcagctgTACACAGAACCCCTACAAAAGATGCATCgatatgtatgatttattgCAATCTTGGACCAAAAAAAGCCAGCATAAACAATACCAGAGAAAAACAAACAGTGAAGAAAATGATATACCCTACATTGCAGATAACACTCAATCTCAAGTTAACTTTCCACAAGCACCTGTCCTAAAGGTAACAGTGCCATCATCTGGTAGTTGCGGCCAAGTGCCTAAAATCTTGATTTTGCAAAGCATTAAGCATGGACATTATATAAGGGTTTTTCTTTTGGGTAGTTGTGGCTCACATTACTAAATTGGGCAGATTAAACGATGAAACAAACAGCACTATAATCAACCAGATTCCTTGAACTCT harbors:
- the LOC105764605 gene encoding probable myosin-binding protein 5; translated protein: MEKPKRSFIQFAEQKLGRVPKFFIYAVLEWMIILILFIDGFLAFLANELAKWFGLPIPCLLCTRIDHALVGRNEQFYYNDSICNSHKKNVSCLAFCHAHKKLSDIRNLCENCLLSFATEKESDGHTYKSLLGILNKDIELFLDEEQQVHLSLPTGTKDEVVQKSKDHRCACCGEPLKLNSSDSKWKASSLAPAHNSDLSHIKCSPDLNLTSNSNESDVKETTNEKPLEDHAKVSTIPSLMDAEEDKTPNFIWGNKFFGISLSDSAANSPKWTKIPRKSMLERMELASETAEGQVPNQEAKDDILQHLKGQVRMDRRSLMSLYMELDEERSASAEAANNAMAMITRLQAEKAAVQMEALQYQRMMDEQAEYDQEALQEIYNLLVKREEEVQDLQAELDAYRQKYGFLKDFDFPRQKGKTDVGSHVLKLLSYSFNGRIECGGPTRRLNQGPNTGGKTHNLDHSDSMQGMNMMGGEESKKVIRGVRPLGRLKNINKSGHISKLSEGVSSKSSSEDEFDMEDETGNMPTL
- the LOC105764604 gene encoding polynucleotide 5'-hydroxyl-kinase NOL9, with product MASMFGPGSSTANIYVPEEWSEAANSIAYDSVTSPPPFSFICGAKNSGKTTFSRHLLNILLQRYGKVAYLDTDVGQPEFTVPGFVSLTVVDKITPDLAIPCLKTPERCFFFGDVSSKRDPSTYLKYIFTLFDYYREEYCMFDKSENAGRIELPLIVNTPGWVKGIGYEILVDMLRYICPTHVVKINISAESKNLPGGAFWLDGDCDGMVNIIEIKSAQQDNFNRSVLVQKDASLLRDLRIMAYFRQCFPSDKPITTIKELAHALASHPPYEVPISIIKIRHLHCQVPSTETYYSLNATIVGLAVSSEESEDLPWCVGLGIVRGIDTFKGVLYVITPVPPSTLEKVNLFLQGFIQIPTCLLQVKGCRSPYVTSNVLSDRFY
- the LOC105764606 gene encoding serine/threonine-protein phosphatase PP2A catalytic subunit, giving the protein MPSHGDLDRQIEHLMQCKPLPEVEVKTLCEQARAILVEEWNVQPVKCPVTVCGDIHGQFHDLIELFRIGGNAPDTNYLFMGDYVDRGYYSVETVTLLVALKVRYRDRITILRGNHESRQITQVYGFYDECLRKYGNANVWKYFTDLFDYLPLTALIESQIFCLHGGLSPSLDTLDNIRSLDRIQEVPHEGPMCDLLWSDPDDRCGWGISPRGAGYTFGQDISGQFNHTNGLTLISRAHQLVMEGYNWSQEKNVVTVFSAPNYCYRCGNMAAILEIGENMEQSFLQFDPAPRQIEPETTRRTPDYFL